The following coding sequences lie in one Arachis hypogaea cultivar Tifrunner chromosome 9, arahy.Tifrunner.gnm2.J5K5, whole genome shotgun sequence genomic window:
- the LOC112712521 gene encoding protein-tyrosine-phosphatase PTP1 has translation MAASSAGNPPTSSLSSSAALSREKLNFSADYPARIALSSDQLKHCTEALSFFKEKLHTPQRIAQEFARLQANRITPSEMRRRCTVALDAVNLNKNRYTDVLPFDNNRVVLKSSTDYRPEAQGYINASCISASLPGNVSQFIATQGPLPHTYEDFWEMVIQYHCPAIVMLTKLVDNYKTIKCGDYFQAEDGPRECGNISIISKWIKSTETSLVLRHLEVNHKEAEDTPLSVLHIQYPEWPDHGVPRDTSAVREIFRRLHHLPANLGPIVVHCSAGIGRTGTYCTIHNTIQRILAGDMSALDISSTIAMFRSQRIGMVQTQDQFVFCYEAIIDELEDLVSLQK, from the exons ATGGCAGCCTCTTCCGCCGGAAATCCGCCGACCTCCTCCCTTTCCTCATCCGCAGCATTATCTCGCGAGAAATTGAATTTCTCGGCGGATTATCCCGCGCGAATCGCACTCTCCTCCGATCAGCTGAAACACTGTACGGAAGCGCTCTCGTTCTTCAAGGAGAAGCTCCACACTCCTCAGAGGATAGCTCAAGAGTTTGCTCGCTTGCAG GCAAATAGGATAACGCCAAGTGAGATGAGGAGAAGATGCACTGTGGCTCTCGATGCTGTCAATTTGAACAAAAATCGATATACTGATGTGTTGCCAT TTGACAATAACAGGGTTGTTCTCAAGTCTAGCACGGATTATAGGCCTGAAGCACAGGGATATATCAACGCAAGCTGCATATCT GCCTCTTTGCCCGGAAATGTGTCGCAATTTATAGCCACACAAGGGCCGTTGCCTCACACATATGAGGATTTCTGGGAAATGGTAATCCAATATCATTGCCCTGCAATTGTGATGCTTACTAAGTTGGTCGACAATTACAAG ACGATAAAGTGTGGAGATTACTTTCAAGCTGAGGATGGACCTAGAGAATGTGGTAATATCTCTATTATCAGTAAATGGATAAAATCTACTGAAACTTCACTGGTGTTGCGCCATTTGGAAGTAAACCATAAAGAG GCCGAAGATACACCGTTATCAGTTTTGCACATTCAGTATCCTGAATGGCCAGACCATGGAGTTCCAAGAGATACATCTGCTGTTCGTGAGATTTTTAGAAGATTGCACCATTTACCGGCAAACCTTGGCCCAATAGTGGTGCACTGCAG TGCAGGCATTGGTAGAACTGGAACCTACTGCACAATTCACAACACAATTCAGAGAATACTTGCTGGTGATATGTCCGCTTTAGATATCTCAAGTACAATAGCTATGTTCAGGTCCCAACGAATTGGAATGGTTCAGACCCAG GATCAGTTTGTTTTCTGCTATGAAGCTATCATAGATGAACTAGAAGACCTTGTTTCTCTACAGAAGTGA